In Lentimicrobium sp. L6, the genomic window CGAATTTAAATCGAAAGCTACCTCCCTTTGGGGAGGTTTAGTTCAACAAAAAATAATAAACAGATTGCTTGACGGATTTGATGGAAAGTTGACAAGCTCGAAATGGGGAAGAATTAACAAGTGTTCACAGGATACAGCTCTTCGAGATATTCAAGATTTGATAAAGAAGGATATATTACAAAAAGAAGCAAGTGGTGGACGCAGCACAAATTATGAATTGAAAGAAATGCCAGACGGTATCATGCGGAAAAAAATATTGCTTAGATAGTGCTAAATTTGACAAAATCATATTTGAATTTGTCAAAAGCAGTTATGGACTATTTTATCTTGAAATGAGGCGGTGGTGTATACGGCAATAGGTAGTGGGCTATATTATCATATAGGGTCTTCGAAACTTAAAGAGGAACCAGATGGGCCATTGATGTTCAAGCAAGTCCATTAAATAAATTATTATGCATAGATTTTATAAGAGATTAAGCAATTGGTCAACGATATTGATAGTTTTCTTATTTGTGTTAATTTTCTTTTTTGAAGAAGAATTTTCAGCTCAAATCACAAATATACTATACGGTGCCTTTATAGTTTCTTGGATAGCTTTGCCTTTTGCTGAGATTATGAAGTATAAAAACAAATGAAAATGAAAAAACATATCATACACTTAGGTATTTATCTTGCTTATAATATTCATCAAGTTATAAATATAATTTTTGCTTTCTCTCTAGTTTTTCTTGTTCCAGCTCGCTCGGATTTGCAATCCGAGTGTATATTATACTCAAAACATTTATACTTTTGTTTGATGTTAGACAGTTAGGAGAATAATGAGCTCAAATGACTATTATTTTAGTTGCTATTTTAAAACAGTTGATTTGGACATTATGATTGTTTCTTTTGGTTATTTACTCTCGGCTTGCAAATCCGAGTCAGCTTGTGAATCCATACATGCGTTTTCTTAGTGATGCCATTGAGCCTTTCTGTCTTAGTGGCTGATATTTAAAACATTGGTTTCTACATCCCCCGAAAAGCCAAATAATCAACCGGAGCAAAATCATCGTAGAGGATGGCCTGGTTTAAAGGAATGGCCTCTGTTACTCGTTTGGCTAATAAACTATCAATACTTGTGTCACTAGAAGAAAAAGCTGGACGAGTTTCTGATTTGATGGCGAGAATGATGGTACTTTGGATTTCTTCTCGTTTTTGCCCTCCTCTGTCAGCGAATAAATAGACTTGCGGGAAGACCTGCATAAAGGTTTTGAGTTCTGCTTGTAGGAATAAACTGGATTTTCCTTCTACCGCTTGTATCACATTTACCAAAACTACTCCACCTTCATTTAATAGGTCGTATTGTTTTTGTATGGCTTCCACAGTAGTTAATTGATAGGGAAGACTCACTGCGTTTCTGAAAGTGTCGCTATAGATTATATCGTATTTTTCTTCACAGGTGTTGATATAGGTTCTGGCATCCTCATGAATGATGTTTAAGTTTTTATTTTCTTTTAATCCAAAATACTCTTGAGCAACTCTGGTTACTTCCTCATCAATTTCTACCACATCTATTTTGGCTTCTGAATATTCATTCAAAAAGTATTTGGGAAAGCTATAGGCAGCTCCGCCCAGCATCAAGGTGTTTTTAAAATCGGGGTTGAAGTGTTCTGCCAATCTGAAATAGTACAAATAATTAAATGGAAGCGGTCGGTCACTTAAGCTCATTCCTCCAGCTCTTTGTCTTCCCAGTTGCATGATTAGAATACTGTCGCCACTTGAATAGTCTGTACTTGGAAATACCTTGATACTATTATATTCAGATTCAAATTGATAGGTATATGGTTGGTCTTTTTTTTTGTTTAATTGAAAAATTCCTAGAATAACGAGGAGGATAGAAATCCCAACAAAAGTCCATTTTTTCTTCATTAGAAATATGATAAGAGCAATGGCTATGGAGATAAAAAATAGTGTGACAAGTATATAGGTCAACGAGAAATTGGGTAAAAGGTAAAAACCAGCCAAAAAAGTCCCAAACAAACTACCAATGCTACCAAAAGCGAATACATTTCCTATGGTTTTTCCTGCTTTTGGTAAATCATCCAATAATAATTTGCTGATCATGGGAGAAATCATGCCAAAGAAAATACTGGCTGGAACAAATAATACAAAAGTAGAAATGATAGCAGAGGCTTTGATACCTCTCACATGTTGTAAAACCCATTCCAAGAAGTTATCTTTGATAAATAAGACCAAAAGCAAAGAAGCAGCTGCTCCTAGAAATGCAATGGCCGGTATTTTAATATCAGGATTCTTATCTATCCATTTTCCTCCTATAGAATATCCTAAGCTCAGGCTAGCTAAGACAAATCCAATTAAAGCTGTCCACACAAAGAAAGAAGTACCAATATAAGGAGCCAAAATCCGTGCACCAATAATCTCAAATACCATCACCATGGCTCCAGAAATAAAAGTCAATAAAAGAAGAAAGCTTTTTGATTTCATATTGTACTATCTTGTTGTTG contains:
- a CDS encoding fused MFS/spermidine synthase — its product is MKSKSFLLLLTFISGAMVMVFEIIGARILAPYIGTSFFVWTALIGFVLASLSLGYSIGGKWIDKNPDIKIPAIAFLGAAASLLLVLFIKDNFLEWVLQHVRGIKASAIISTFVLFVPASIFFGMISPMISKLLLDDLPKAGKTIGNVFAFGSIGSLFGTFLAGFYLLPNFSLTYILVTLFFISIAIALIIFLMKKKWTFVGISILLVILGIFQLNKKKDQPYTYQFESEYNSIKVFPSTDYSSGDSILIMQLGRQRAGGMSLSDRPLPFNYLYYFRLAEHFNPDFKNTLMLGGAAYSFPKYFLNEYSEAKIDVVEIDEEVTRVAQEYFGLKENKNLNIIHEDARTYINTCEEKYDIIYSDTFRNAVSLPYQLTTVEAIQKQYDLLNEGGVVLVNVIQAVEGKSSLFLQAELKTFMQVFPQVYLFADRGGQKREEIQSTIILAIKSETRPAFSSSDTSIDSLLAKRVTEAIPLNQAILYDDFAPVDYLAFRGM